One window from the genome of Thermodesulfobacteriota bacterium encodes:
- a CDS encoding zinc ribbon domain-containing protein: MNCLACKQPNAPERNYCGACGAPLARYCAGCGFRNGAADRFCGGCGAGLDAARRAEALAVAAAPAATPSPPPGAASAPGAPPGLAELLEAARESVESAPEEADVKVSQDDIDNLFGV; encoded by the coding sequence ATGAACTGTCTCGCCTGCAAGCAACCCAACGCCCCGGAGCGCAACTACTGCGGGGCCTGCGGAGCGCCCCTGGCCCGGTACTGTGCCGGGTGCGGCTTCCGCAACGGCGCCGCCGACCGGTTCTGCGGCGGGTGCGGCGCAGGTCTCGACGCCGCCCGCCGCGCCGAGGCTCTCGCCGTTGCGGCGGCGCCCGCGGCCACCCCCTCGCCCCCCCCTGGGGCGGCCTCGGCTCCGGGTGCCCCGCCCGGGCTCGCCGAGCTCCTGGAGGCGGCCCGGGAGAGCGTGGAGTCGGCGCCCGAGGAGGCCGACGTAAAGGTCTCCCAGGACGACATCGACAACCTGTTCGGGGTCTGA
- a CDS encoding diguanylate cyclase yields the protein MEPSAVSRVAAPEAGRIEGGHLEDPLGLMGRRDFSLLIVDDSPGLRQEVRRLVERLGLFSSCREAENGIEGYKEVLAGAPDLILCDLVMPSVDGFKFLNLVRARPDLRDIPVILLTGRTEVGVKIRGLELGASDYVTKPFDPGELLARIKVQLKIKALQDALRASNEQLRELSSVDPLTKLFNRRYFMQALEAEYARSARYGTPLAFLMLDIDHFKRLNDTYGHQAGDEVLRGLADLLRVRVRGTDVAGRYGGEEFCVLLPHTGLPGAAELAERIRAAVEGTPIEARGERLGITVSVGAAACPGPRVATADDLIRLADEALYEAKAAGRNRVATREP from the coding sequence GTGGAACCAAGCGCCGTTTCCCGTGTGGCGGCTCCCGAGGCCGGACGGATAGAGGGGGGCCACCTGGAGGACCCCCTGGGCCTCATGGGGCGCCGGGACTTCTCGCTGCTCATCGTGGACGACTCCCCGGGCCTGCGTCAGGAGGTGCGCCGGCTCGTGGAGCGCCTGGGGCTCTTTTCCTCGTGCCGGGAGGCCGAGAACGGGATCGAAGGCTACAAGGAGGTGCTGGCCGGGGCCCCCGACCTGATCCTGTGCGATCTGGTCATGCCCTCGGTGGACGGCTTCAAGTTCCTGAACCTCGTGCGGGCCCGCCCCGACCTGCGCGACATCCCGGTCATCCTGCTCACGGGCCGCACCGAAGTGGGGGTCAAGATCCGGGGGCTCGAGCTCGGGGCTTCGGACTACGTCACCAAGCCCTTCGATCCCGGGGAGCTCCTGGCCCGCATCAAGGTCCAGCTCAAGATCAAGGCCCTCCAGGATGCCCTTCGCGCCTCCAACGAGCAGCTCCGGGAGCTCTCGTCGGTGGACCCCCTCACCAAGCTCTTCAACCGCCGCTACTTCATGCAGGCCCTCGAGGCGGAGTACGCGCGCAGCGCCCGTTACGGAACGCCGCTGGCCTTCCTGATGCTCGACATCGACCACTTCAAGCGGCTCAACGACACCTACGGCCACCAGGCCGGGGACGAGGTGCTCCGGGGCTTGGCGGATCTCCTGCGGGTGCGGGTGCGGGGCACCGACGTGGCGGGCCGCTACGGCGGGGAGGAGTTCTGCGTTCTCCTGCCCCACACCGGCCTGCCGGGGGCAGCGGAGCTCGCCGAGCGCATCCGCGCCGCGGTGGAGGGAACGCCCATCGAAGCCCGGGGCGAGCGCCTGGGGATCACCGTGAGCGTGGGCGCGGCCGCGTGCCCGGGCCCCCGGGTCGCCACCGCCGACGACCTGATCCGCCTCGCCGACGAGGCCCTCTACGAAGCCAAGGCCGCCGGACGCAACCGGGTGGCCACGAGGGAGCCATGA